Proteins from one Acidobacteriota bacterium genomic window:
- a CDS encoding transporter, which translates to MMAESGLSRRPRYHVPLPAVAALVLSGFSVNVAAQDLTPRAYWPAPDGTKVAIVGYSHVRGDVFFDPSIPLSGVDSKIHTGLAAYLQTFSLWGRTATIVIDLPYSRGTTQGLIEDEPARRDFSGLGDLGASLSVNLLGAPAMTPADFQALRAEPHPIVGASLKVIAPTGRYDDNRLINVGSNRWAAKLDLGSIVPLHRKWLLELDAGVWWFGDNDDFLTGRREQEPIYNFQVHLIHRFSPGFWVSLDANYFVGGRQTIGGDELGDVLHNARLGGMVVVPFRGRHAVKIGYFAGVRTESGSDFDQLLMSYQVLLR; encoded by the coding sequence ATGATGGCAGAATCCGGCCTGTCACGGCGCCCGCGGTACCACGTCCCGTTGCCCGCAGTCGCTGCGTTGGTGCTGTCGGGATTCTCAGTGAACGTCGCCGCGCAGGACCTCACCCCCCGCGCCTACTGGCCGGCGCCCGACGGCACGAAGGTCGCGATCGTCGGGTACTCCCACGTTCGCGGCGACGTGTTCTTCGACCCCTCGATTCCGCTGTCCGGTGTCGACTCGAAGATCCATACCGGCCTTGCCGCCTACCTTCAGACCTTCAGCCTGTGGGGCCGGACGGCCACCATCGTGATCGACCTGCCGTACTCCCGGGGGACCACACAGGGGCTGATCGAGGATGAACCGGCCCGGCGGGACTTCTCCGGCCTCGGGGATCTCGGCGCCAGCCTTTCGGTCAACCTGCTCGGGGCGCCGGCCATGACCCCTGCCGACTTCCAGGCGCTGCGGGCCGAGCCGCACCCCATCGTCGGCGCCAGCCTCAAGGTGATCGCCCCGACGGGCCGCTACGACGACAACCGGCTCATCAACGTCGGCAGCAACCGGTGGGCGGCCAAGCTCGACCTCGGCTCGATCGTTCCACTGCACCGCAAGTGGCTGCTCGAGCTCGATGCCGGCGTGTGGTGGTTCGGCGACAACGACGACTTCCTCACCGGGAGGCGCGAACAGGAGCCCATCTACAACTTCCAGGTCCACCTCATCCACCGCTTCAGCCCGGGGTTCTGGGTGTCCCTGGACGCCAACTACTTCGTCGGCGGCCGTCAGACCATCGGCGGCGACGAGCTCGGCGATGTCCTGCACAACGCCCGCCTCGGCGGGATGGTCGTCGTACCGTTCCGCGGGCGTCACGCCGTCAAAATCGGCTACTTCGCCGGTGTCAGGACCGAGTCCGGCAGCGACTTCGACCAGCTCCTGATGAGCTACCAGGTGCTGTTAAGGTAA